In Brevundimonas sp. SGAir0440, one DNA window encodes the following:
- a CDS encoding MarR family winged helix-turn-helix transcriptional regulator → MSQRPHLLSSDQRSALQLDVAMTLMVTAKRWRLRVADLFRESGHTGAPTVVLYFLADEPKGLTLSELANRMELSGASLTRLVQRLEKDGMVSRRRMIGDGRSWLIQMEPAGRAEIEAFEIHAAAMRKRMFEGVSDEDMAAALRVLKALAEKLTHGPDAAPGI, encoded by the coding sequence TTGTCGCAACGCCCCCATCTGCTGTCGTCAGATCAGCGCAGCGCCCTTCAGCTCGACGTCGCCATGACGCTGATGGTGACAGCCAAGCGGTGGAGGTTACGTGTCGCCGATCTGTTCCGAGAGTCCGGACACACGGGCGCGCCGACCGTGGTGCTTTATTTCCTGGCGGACGAGCCCAAGGGCCTGACGCTTTCCGAGTTGGCGAACAGGATGGAGCTGTCCGGCGCGTCGCTGACCCGTCTGGTGCAAAGACTCGAGAAGGACGGCATGGTCAGCCGGCGTCGGATGATTGGAGACGGCCGATCATGGCTGATCCAGATGGAGCCGGCCGGGCGCGCCGAAATCGAGGCGTTCGAGATCCATGCCGCGGCCATGCGCAAACGAATGTTTGAAGGCGTTTCGGACGAGGATATGGCTGCCGCACTTCGCGTGCTGAAGGCCTTGGCCGAGAAGCTGACCCACGGCCCCGACGCCGCTCCGGGGATCTAG
- a CDS encoding NAD(P)/FAD-dependent oxidoreductase has product MTARISASPPLPSQVDVVVIGAGAAGIAAARRLMRPGLSVLVLEARDRIGGRAWTVRAEGEGLDMGCGWLHSADDNVLAGRVEAEGLTLDQTPPPWRTQAFDHEMTRADQAAFGEDFAAFDQRVSEAAALVRAGAGEDRPASDFFDLNCPWNPHMDAISGALNGARFAEVSSLDYDAYGDTGVNWRVREGYGRLIARLGQAVSSITVTDCAVRRIDRSGPVLRLETNRGELTARIVILTVPNSLIAGEAIRIDPPVPALLEATAGVPLGLASKVHMTVRGAGDFQPDTQLWTRTDTAETGGYHLRPFGRPMIEAYFGADLAWGLEAQGPAALFDFAVSELVAALGSDMRRRLEAVAVSGWGVDPWSRGAYSHALPGHAADRAKLRTSVENRIFLAGEATAPVYYGTAHGAWMEGERAADAALTAQALKGLGLDPRRPGDDSEA; this is encoded by the coding sequence ATGACCGCCCGCATCTCCGCCTCCCCGCCGCTGCCGTCTCAGGTCGATGTCGTGGTGATCGGCGCCGGCGCCGCCGGCATCGCCGCCGCGCGTCGTCTGATGCGGCCCGGCCTGTCGGTTCTGGTGCTGGAGGCCCGCGACCGGATCGGCGGGCGCGCCTGGACGGTTCGGGCCGAGGGCGAAGGCTTGGACATGGGCTGCGGCTGGCTGCATTCGGCAGACGACAATGTGCTGGCCGGACGGGTCGAGGCCGAGGGGCTGACGCTGGACCAGACGCCGCCGCCGTGGCGCACTCAGGCCTTCGATCACGAGATGACCCGCGCGGATCAGGCCGCGTTCGGCGAGGACTTCGCCGCCTTCGACCAGCGGGTGAGCGAGGCGGCGGCGCTCGTCCGCGCGGGGGCGGGTGAGGATCGCCCGGCGTCGGACTTCTTCGATCTCAACTGTCCCTGGAACCCTCACATGGACGCCATCTCGGGCGCCCTGAACGGCGCGCGGTTCGCCGAGGTGTCCAGCCTGGATTACGACGCCTATGGCGACACCGGCGTGAACTGGCGGGTGCGCGAAGGCTATGGCCGCCTGATCGCCCGGCTGGGGCAGGCCGTTTCGTCCATCACGGTCACGGACTGCGCCGTCAGGCGCATCGACCGTTCCGGACCGGTGCTGCGGCTGGAGACCAATCGCGGTGAACTGACGGCGCGGATCGTCATCCTGACGGTCCCCAACAGCCTGATCGCCGGCGAGGCGATCCGCATCGATCCGCCGGTTCCGGCCCTGCTCGAGGCGACGGCGGGCGTGCCGCTGGGCCTGGCGTCCAAGGTGCATATGACCGTGCGCGGCGCCGGCGATTTCCAGCCCGACACCCAGTTGTGGACCCGCACCGATACGGCCGAGACCGGCGGCTATCACCTGCGGCCGTTCGGGCGGCCGATGATCGAGGCCTATTTCGGCGCCGACCTCGCCTGGGGGCTGGAAGCGCAGGGGCCGGCCGCCCTGTTCGACTTCGCCGTGTCCGAACTGGTCGCGGCCCTGGGGTCGGACATGCGCCGCCGGCTGGAGGCGGTTGCGGTCAGCGGCTGGGGCGTCGATCCCTGGTCGCGCGGCGCCTATTCCCACGCCCTGCCGGGCCATGCGGCGGACCGGGCCAAGCTGCGCACGTCGGTCGAGAACCGCATCTTCCTGGCCGGCGAGGCGACGGCGCCGGTCTATTACGGCACGGCCCACGGCGCCTGGATGGAGGGTGAGCGCGCCGCCGACGCCGCCCTGACCGCCCAAGCGCTTAAGGGCCTGGGTCTTGACCCGCGTCGCCCTGGGGACGACAGCGAGGCATGA
- a CDS encoding HlyD family secretion protein: MSPEFKKRLPLFAAALVGLALIVGGIVWWVNGQRWESTDNAFVQADTTLVSPQLSGRVTEVLVGDNQRVAAGQILVKLDDSDQKAQLAQAEANLAAAIAAVGHVDAQAEQEQATIAARAASVAQANAQAGLARAEVDRYGKLAEQGWVSQQRIQTERASAATAAASVQQAQAALVAEQRTAGVLGSTRQQSVAAVEQARAVVEQARIALERTVIRAPVAGVVGARSVRPGQYVNAGTQLLSVVPLTNTYIVANFKETQLDKVRLGQTVEISADAFPGRKIEGRVDSFAPATGSEFALIPVENATGNFTKITQRVPVRIVVSGADRSLALRPGLSVDVKIDLKSQGGQSFAEAATTTGAAGQ; encoded by the coding sequence ATGTCGCCTGAATTCAAGAAACGCCTGCCGCTGTTTGCGGCCGCCCTCGTCGGCCTGGCCCTGATCGTGGGCGGCATCGTCTGGTGGGTGAACGGCCAGCGTTGGGAAAGCACCGACAACGCCTTCGTCCAGGCCGACACCACCCTCGTCAGCCCGCAACTGTCCGGCCGAGTCACCGAGGTCTTGGTGGGTGACAACCAGCGGGTCGCGGCAGGTCAGATCCTGGTCAAGCTGGACGATTCCGACCAGAAGGCCCAACTGGCGCAGGCCGAGGCCAATCTGGCCGCCGCGATCGCCGCCGTCGGCCATGTCGACGCCCAAGCCGAGCAGGAACAGGCCACCATCGCCGCCCGCGCCGCCTCGGTCGCCCAGGCCAACGCCCAGGCCGGCCTGGCCCGCGCCGAGGTCGATCGTTACGGCAAGCTGGCCGAACAGGGTTGGGTCTCGCAACAACGCATCCAGACCGAGCGCGCCTCGGCCGCCACCGCCGCCGCCAGCGTGCAGCAGGCCCAGGCCGCCCTTGTCGCCGAGCAACGCACGGCCGGCGTGCTGGGCTCGACCCGTCAGCAGAGCGTCGCCGCCGTCGAACAGGCCCGCGCCGTGGTCGAACAGGCTCGCATCGCGCTGGAGCGCACCGTCATCCGCGCCCCGGTCGCCGGCGTCGTCGGCGCCCGCAGCGTGCGGCCCGGCCAGTATGTCAACGCCGGCACGCAACTGCTGTCGGTCGTGCCCCTGACCAACACCTACATCGTCGCCAACTTCAAGGAGACGCAGCTGGACAAGGTGCGCCTGGGCCAGACCGTCGAGATTTCCGCCGACGCCTTCCCCGGCCGCAAGATCGAGGGCCGCGTGGACAGCTTCGCCCCCGCCACCGGGTCCGAGTTCGCCCTGATCCCGGTTGAGAACGCCACGGGCAACTTCACCAAAATCACCCAGCGCGTGCCCGTCCGCATCGTCGTCAGCGGCGCAGACCGCAGCCTGGCCCTGCGTCCCGGCCTGTCGGTGGACGTCAAGATCGACCTGAAGAGCCAAGGCGGCCAGAGCTTCGCCGAAGCCGCCACAACGACCGGAGCCGCAGGCCAGTGA
- the nth gene encoding endonuclease III, translated as MKPAKARKPAAKPAKRPAVMTGAAIPVLRWPPDEDRVEAIFERLSGVMPEPKTELDFSDPFTLVVAVALSAQATDVSVNKATERLFKVADTPEKMLALGEEGLIPYIASIGLYRGKARNVIALSRIVLEQHGGEVPLNRADLQALPGVGRKTASVVLNELGFEAAIAVDTHVFRVSHRLALANAGTPDKVEAQLFKVVPEDWLPKAHHWLILHGRYTCTARKPKCLSCIIADLCPSRAGLMALGEAAG; from the coding sequence ATGAAGCCCGCCAAGGCCAGAAAGCCCGCCGCCAAGCCTGCCAAACGCCCGGCTGTGATGACCGGGGCGGCCATCCCCGTGCTGCGCTGGCCGCCCGACGAAGACCGCGTCGAGGCGATCTTCGAGCGCCTGTCCGGCGTCATGCCGGAACCCAAGACCGAGCTGGATTTCTCCGATCCCTTCACCCTGGTCGTCGCCGTCGCCCTGTCGGCACAGGCGACGGACGTGTCGGTCAACAAGGCGACCGAGCGGCTGTTCAAGGTCGCGGACACGCCGGAGAAGATGCTGGCCCTGGGCGAGGAGGGGCTGATCCCCTACATCGCTTCCATCGGCCTTTATCGCGGCAAGGCAAGGAACGTAATCGCGCTCAGCCGGATCGTGCTGGAGCAGCACGGCGGCGAGGTCCCGCTGAACCGCGCCGATCTTCAGGCCCTGCCCGGCGTGGGTCGAAAGACGGCCTCGGTGGTATTGAACGAACTGGGGTTCGAGGCGGCCATCGCCGTGGACACCCACGTCTTTCGCGTCTCGCACCGGCTGGCGCTGGCCAATGCCGGAACGCCGGACAAGGTCGAGGCCCAGCTGTTCAAGGTCGTGCCGGAGGACTGGCTGCCCAAGGCGCACCACTGGCTGATCCTGCACGGCCGCTACACCTGCACGGCGCGCAAACCCAAATGCCTGTCCTGCATCATCGCCGACCTGTGCCCGTCGCGGGCAGGCCTGATGGCGCTGGGCGAGGCGGCGGGCTAG